The Actinomyces viscosus genome segment GTCCAGGGCGTCGCGGACGACGTCGCCGAGCATGATGAAGCCGAGCACGGTCAGGGCCAGTGCGCCGGCGGGGAAGAGCAGGACGCTCGGGTGGCTGTTGAGGGCGTCCTTGGCGGCCGCGATGTCCGCGCCCCAGGAGACGACCGATGCGGGCAGTCCGATGCCCAGGAAGCTCAAGGTGGCCTCCGAGACGATGAAGACGCCGAGCTCGACGGTGGCGGTCACGATGATGGGGGCGGCCGCGTTGGGCATGACGTGGCGCAGCAGCATGGCCATGCGCCCCGAGCCCAGGGCCCGGGAGGCGGTCACGTAGTCCTCGTTCTTGACGCTCATGACCGAGCCTCGCGTGATGCGGGCGATCTGGGGCCAGCCGAACAGGGCCAGGACCAGGATGACGGTGAGGATCGAGCGGTCGTTGCGGAACATCTGCATGACGACGATGGCCGCCAGGACGAAGGGCACGGCGAAGAAGATGTCGGTGACGCGCGAGAGCAGGGCGTCGAAGATCCCGCCGAAGAACCCGGCCAGCGCCCCGACGGCCGAGCCGACGAGGACCACGATGAGGGTGGTGAAGATACCGACGCTCACCGAGGCCCGGGCGCCGTGGACGGTGCGGGCGAAGATGTCGCAGCCCTGGATGTCGAAGCCGAAGGGGTGGGCCCAGGAGGGGCCCTGGTAGGAGTTGACCAGCGTGCAGTACCCGGGGTCCCGCGGGGCGATGAGGCCGGGGACCAGCGAGAACAGCACGGCGACGGCGATGAGCAGTGAGGCCGCCCAGAAGATGGGGCGACGGCGCAGCTGCCTCCAGGCGTCGAGCCAGACGGAGGCGGGGGCGGACTCGTCGGCGACGGCGTCGACGGCGCCCAGGCCGAGCTCGTCGTCCTGGCTGACGAAGCGCTCCTGCCCCGGGCGCGTGGTGGGGGACGTGATGTTCTCAGGCATAGCGGATCCTCGGGTCCAGGGCGGCGTAGAGCAGGTCCACCAGGAGGTTGGAGATGATGAAGACGAGCACGAGCACGGTCGTGAAGGACACGACCATGGGACCGTCGCCGCGGATGATGGCGGAGTAGAGGGTGCCTCCCACGCCCTTGATGTTGAAGATGCCCTCGGTGACGATGGCACCACCCATGAGGGCGCCCAGGTCGGCGCCCAGGAAGGTGACCACCGGGACCAGGGAGTTGCGCAGGACGTGGACGATCATGACGCGGGCCCCGCTCAGGCCCTTGGCGCGGGCGGTGCGCACGTGGTCGGCGGTGAGGTTCTCGGCGACCTCGGTGCGGGTCAGGCGCAGCACGTAGGCGAAGGAGACGGCGCCCAGCACCATGGCCGGCATGAGGAGCTCGGTGAAGCCGGGGCTCTCGCCGGCGGTCACGGGCAGCCACCCCAGGCGGACCCCGATGATGAACTGCAGGACGAAGCCGATGACGAAGGTGGGCACGGCGATGACCACGAGGGAGAGCACCAGGACGGTGGCGTCGAACCAGCCGCCCTTGCGCACCCCGGCGATGAGGCCGAAGCCGATGCCCGCGACGGCCTCGAAGGCCAGGGCCATGAGGGAGAGCTTGATGGTGATCGGGTAGGCCCGCACCAGCACGTCCAGGACGGACTCGGTTCCGCGCAGCGACTGGCCCAGGTCCAGGGTGAGCAGTCCCTTGAGGTAGAGCAGGTACTGCACGATGAAGGGCTTGTCGAGGTGGTAGCTGGCCCTGATCTGCTCGATCACCTCGGGGCTGAGCGAGCGCTGGCCCCCGAGCGCGGCGATGGGGTCGCCCGGCAGGGCGAAGACCATCGCGTAGATGAGCAGCGTGGCCCCGAAGAACACCGGGACCATCTGCAGCAGCCTGCGTGCGACGTAGCGAAGCATGTCTACTTCTTCCTCCCGATCAGAACTTTGAGATGGCCTCGGCCTGCGCCCACAGGCGCCGGGCCTCGTCGGGGTCGTAGGTGAGGACCTCGTTGCCCGGCACCTCGGCGGTCCAGCCCTCGACGGTGGGGGCGGTGAAGTCCTTGGCCGGTGTACGCGTGCCGTAGTAGAGCTTCTCGCAGATGAGGTTGCGGTCGATGGCCCGGCAGATGGCGGCGCGGCGGGCGCGGCCCTCCTCGTCCATCTTCCAGTGCTCGTGGGTGACGTCGATGGCCAGTCCCTGGAAGTAGGCGGCGGGCTTGTTGACGGCGCGGCCCTGGAGCTGCTCGCGGAAGGTGGGCAGGAAGGCGTCGGGGATGGAGTCGGTGATGTCGAGGACGTCAGCCAGCAGGTCGTTGTAGACCGAGTCATAGCTCGTGTACAGCTTGAAGGTAATGCCCTGGTTGGCCACGGTGCGCCCGCCGGCGTAGGCGGGGTTCGGCTCCAGGACGATCCGGCTGTCGTGGTCCCAGGAGACGAGCCGGTAGGGACCGTTGCCCACGGGCTTGGCCCCGTAGGCCTTGGTGTCGGCGAAGGCCGACTCGGGCATCGGGTAGTATGGCCGGCATTAAACAAAGTTTCCTTCTGGGGTTGTGTTGTCGGGTGGTTTTGGGGGTATCGATATAGAATGTGTGTGTGGTTGTTGATGTGACTGCGGAGGAGCGGGATGTTCTTCTGGCGTGGAAGAAACGCGGTGACTCGTTCGTCCTGGTGCGTTTAAAGGCTGAGGCCATTTTGTATGCCTCTCGTGGTGTCGGCACGGGTGTTATCGCTGAGATGGTCGGCCGCAGCCGCAGGACGGTGAGCAACTGGCTGCGCCGCTGGCGGTGCTCCAGGTTGCACTCGGTTGTCACTGGGCACGCCGGCAACGAGAACGCCGCCAAGCTCACCCGCGCCCACAAGGAGCAGCTCAAGCGGATCCTGAGTAGGCCACCGGCCCAGAGCGGGATCAGGGCGGACTTCTGGGACGTACCGGCCCTGCGTGACGTGGTGCGGATCAAGTTCGGCGTGGAGTACGCCTCAGACTCCTCCTACCAGCTGCTCCTGCGCTTCGTGGGGATGAGCTTCAAGCTGCCCGACCCCTTCGACAAGCGCCGCGACGAGGCCGCCGTCACCGAGCGAATGGACCAGGTCCGTCAGGAGGTCGCCGACCTGCTGGCCCGGGGCTGGGAGGTCTACACCGTCGACGAGGTGCGCGTCGAGCACGAGGCCGTCACCCGGCGTATGTGGCTGCCCACCGGCCGTCGGACCAAGATCTATGTCGACCGAGAACGCTCGGCCCAGTCTTTCTTCGGCGCCCTGAGCCTGACCAGCAAGCAGGTGCGCGTCTACCCCATCGAGGGCAACCAGAACGCCGAGCAGGTCACCCTGGCCCTGGCCCGTCTGGTACGCGAGACGGCAAACGACAAGATCGCTGTTGTTCTTGACAACGCCGGCTTCCACCACGCCAAGGCGGTCACTGACCTGTATGAGCCCGGCCAGGCCCTGGAGCGCGTCAGGCCGATCTACCTACCTCCTTACGCGCCCGACCACAACCCAATAGAGCACGTCTGGAACACCGCCAAGAAGAACATCTCAAACATACAACGAGACAACCCCGAGGAAACCTACACCGCATTCACCAGCTACATCACCAGCCGCACCTTCGACTACGACTTCGAGCACCTACCCATCACACCAACCCAAGAAAAGCTTGATTAAAGACCGCCATAGGCGTAGTGGCCCAGGCTGATCTTGAAGTCCGACGCCGGAGCGGTCAGCTCGACCGTGAAGGTGAGGTCATCCACCTTGGCCAGTCCGGTCAGCTCGGAGTCCTCGTCGTAGGAGAAGCCCTTGATCCGCTCGAAGAAGGAGGAGCCGAGCTGGGCGTTGGACAGCAGGGCTCCGAACTTCCAGGCCTTGATGAAGGAGTCGGCGGTCACCGGGCTTCCGTCGGAGAAGGTCCAGCCCGGCTTGAGGGTGATCGTGTAGTGCTGGTTGTCCGTGGTCTCGATGGAGGAGGCGACCTCGTTGATGACGTTGCCGTCCTTGTCATAGCGGACCAGTCCGGCGAAGACCAGGTCGAGGATCCGGCCGCCGTTGGACTCGTTGGTGTTGGTGGGCAGCAGGGAGTTCTGCGGCTCGGCGAGGTTGGACAGGATGACACCGCCGTTGGCGCTGGAGCTGGCCTCCTCGTAGACCGGGGTGCCGGTCCAGTTGAAGTCGACGTTGGAGGCGTTGCGGGAGTACCCGCCGAACCCGTTCTGGTACCACAGCGGGATGCCGGGCAGGTCGGCGAAGAGCTGGGTCTGGGCCTGACGGAAGTACCCGTAGGCGGTCTCGGGATCGGTGGCGGCCGCAGCCTGGGCCAGCAGGTCGTCGAAGGTCTTCGAGGAGTACTGGGTGTCGTTGGCGCTGGCGCCGGTCTGGAAGGTGGCGTTGAGGAAGTTCTCCAGCGAGGGGTAGTCGGCCGACCAGCCGGAGCGGAAGACGCCCAGGAGGGTGTGCTCGGTGATGGCCGAGCGCATCTCGGAGAACTGGGCCACCGGCAGGGGCTCCATCGTGATGCCCAGGACGTTGGAGACCGAGTGGCACACCGCCTCGGCCCAGGTCTTGTGCGGGCCGTCGGAGTTGTAGGCCAGGGTCAGCTTGCCGCTGCCGCTGCCCAGGCCACCTCCACTCGAACTCGATCCGCGCGAGCATCCTGAGGCAAGGAGCAGGCCGAAGGCGGCCGCGCCGAGTCCAAAGCTGCGGCGCGACACTGTCAGAGCGTGGTTCATGCGACCTCCATGGGGCATGGAACTGACGAGGACCGTCATTGGGATATGGGGATGGAGGCGCGCAGGACGCTCGGGCTCCGCCCATGAGCGGAGATCCTACGTCCAACCAGGAAACAGAGTCGACACGTTGGTCACATGTAGGAGAATACGGAAAAATGACCTGCTCAGGCGTGCCAGGCCTGGGCGAGCAGCTCGTAGGAGCGTCGCCTCAGGGCCGGGTCGTGGGCGTAGGTGACCACAAGGATCTCGTCGAGGTCCCAGCGGTCGGCCTGCTCGCGCAGGCGGGCGGCGACGTCGTCGGCCGTTCCCACGAAGGACAGGGACATGGCGGACTCAACGGCCGCCTCCCTGCCCGGCGCATAGGCCCGCCAGGCGTTCGGGTCGGCCGTGGGCGGGTCGAGGGGGCCGGGGCGGTTGCCGACGATGCGGGCGGCAGCGGCCATGGCGGTGCTGAACAGGAGGCGGGCCTCGTCGTCACTGGGGGCCACCATGACGTTGACAGCGGCCGCGACCCGCGCAGCGGCCTGAGTCCCCCGATCCCCCTCCCCCCGGGACTCGACGACGGAGCGGTAGGTGGCGATCGCCGCCTCAGCCTGGACCGGGGCGAAGTGCGAGGCGACGGCGAAGGGCAGTGCGAGCCGTCCGGCGACGCGGGCCCCGTTGACCGAGGAGCCGAGCACCCACACGCCAGGGTGGGTGCCCTCGCCCGGAATGGCCCTCACCCGGGGACCGTCGGCCCCGCCGCCCTGGAGCGCGTCGTCGGGAGCGGCGGCGGCCCCCAGGAGGAGGGAGCCGGGGACCAGGTGGGGCTCCGGGGCGGGCTCGTCGCCCAGGTAGGTGAGGATCTCGAGGATCTCCTCGGCGAAGCGGCGGGGATCGGAGGCTCCTCGGCGCAGTGCGGCGGCCGTGCGCCGGTCCGTGCCCGGGGCGCGCCCCAGCCCCAGGTCGACCCGGCCGGGGTAGAGGGTGGCCAGGGTGCCGATCTGCTCGGCGACGACGAGCGGGGCGTGGTTGGGCAGCATGATCCCGCCGGAGGCGGCACCGAGGCGTTCGGTGGCGGCCAGGACCTGTCCCATGAGGACGATGGTGGCCGATGACAGGTAGGTGGTGGAGCCGTGGTGCTCGGCCAGCCAGTAGCGCTCGTAGCCGGCGGCGTCGGCGGCTCGAGCGAGGGCGATCATGTCGTTGAGGGCGTCGGAGCGGCTGCGACCGGCGCTGACGGGGACCATGTCCATGACGGACAAAACCGGTAGGGCCCGCCTTTCGGGCTGACTCATACCGGCACTCTAACCCGCGCCGACCTGCCCCGATCCGAGCCTTAAGGCCCGCGTGCCCCGCCGAGCGGGGGCTCGGCGGGGCACGCGAAGGACCGGACCTATAAGGTGGATCGGGGTTGGGACCGCTACGGGGCCGGCGCGAGGCCGTCAGCGCAGCCTGCCACCCACAGGCAGCAGGCCGGTGGCGACCAGGGACTTGAGGACGTCACCCACGATGAAGGGGACCAGTCCCATGCTCAGGGCGGCGCTCCAGCTGGCGCCGGTGGCGATCTTCAGCCAGACGACGCCGGGCACGTACACCGAGGCGGAGGCCAGCAGCATGAGGGCGACGCCGGTGGCGACTCGGGAGACCGTCGACCCGGAGCGGCGCGACCACACGGCGGTGGCGCGCCCGGCGATGGCGGCGATGAGGATGTAGCCGACGACGTAGCCGAAGGTGGCCACGACGCCGCCGCTCCAGCCGGCCAGGACCGGGGCGCCGACGGCGGCCAGGACCCCGAGGAGCAGCGCGGACAGGGCGCCGCGGCGCGAGCCGAGGACGGCGCCGACGCCCAGGGCGGCGAAGGTGCCCATGCTGATCGGCACGGGGGTGAAGGGCAGGGGGATGGCGATCTGTCCGACGAGGATCAGGGCGACGGTACCGGCCAGGACCAGGCCCGCCTCACGGACGCGGGCGAGCGCGGGGCTGAGGGCGACGCCGTCGGCAGCAGGAGTGGAGGGTTTTGTGACCATGGCTCAACCCTACGGGTAGCGCCGGCGTCACGAACGACCGGATCCTGCTGAAGCGTCACACCGTCGTTTGTAGGATACCTACAACCAATGAGGGTTCTTCTGGCCGTGCAACCGCGATTGATCGGTGGTTTTCACAGTTGTCACAGGTGCCCGTCGATCCAGGTGAGGATGTCGCCGGTGACCTGGTCCCGGTTGGTCTCGTTGAGGAGCTCGTGGCGGCCGCCCGGGTAGAGGATGACGGAGACCTCCCGCA includes the following:
- a CDS encoding ABC transporter permease, translated to MPENITSPTTRPGQERFVSQDDELGLGAVDAVADESAPASVWLDAWRQLRRRPIFWAASLLIAVAVLFSLVPGLIAPRDPGYCTLVNSYQGPSWAHPFGFDIQGCDIFARTVHGARASVSVGIFTTLIVVLVGSAVGALAGFFGGIFDALLSRVTDIFFAVPFVLAAIVVMQMFRNDRSILTVILVLALFGWPQIARITRGSVMSVKNEDYVTASRALGSGRMAMLLRHVMPNAAAPIIVTATVELGVFIVSEATLSFLGIGLPASVVSWGADIAAAKDALNSHPSVLLFPAGALALTVLGFIMLGDVVRDALDPKARK
- a CDS encoding ABC transporter permease; protein product: MLRYVARRLLQMVPVFFGATLLIYAMVFALPGDPIAALGGQRSLSPEVIEQIRASYHLDKPFIVQYLLYLKGLLTLDLGQSLRGTESVLDVLVRAYPITIKLSLMALAFEAVAGIGFGLIAGVRKGGWFDATVLVLSLVVIAVPTFVIGFVLQFIIGVRLGWLPVTAGESPGFTELLMPAMVLGAVSFAYVLRLTRTEVAENLTADHVRTARAKGLSGARVMIVHVLRNSLVPVVTFLGADLGALMGGAIVTEGIFNIKGVGGTLYSAIIRGDGPMVVSFTTVLVLVFIISNLLVDLLYAALDPRIRYA
- a CDS encoding ABC transporter substrate-binding protein; this encodes MPESAFADTKAYGAKPVGNGPYRLVSWDHDSRIVLEPNPAYAGGRTVANQGITFKLYTSYDSVYNDLLADVLDITDSIPDAFLPTFREQLQGRAVNKPAAYFQGLAIDVTHEHWKMDEEGRARRAAICRAIDRNLICEKLYYGTRTPAKDFTAPTVEGWTAEVPGNEVLTYDPDEARRLWAQAEAISKF
- a CDS encoding IS630 family transposase, whose protein sequence is MVVDVTAEERDVLLAWKKRGDSFVLVRLKAEAILYASRGVGTGVIAEMVGRSRRTVSNWLRRWRCSRLHSVVTGHAGNENAAKLTRAHKEQLKRILSRPPAQSGIRADFWDVPALRDVVRIKFGVEYASDSSYQLLLRFVGMSFKLPDPFDKRRDEAAVTERMDQVRQEVADLLARGWEVYTVDEVRVEHEAVTRRMWLPTGRRTKIYVDRERSAQSFFGALSLTSKQVRVYPIEGNQNAEQVTLALARLVRETANDKIAVVLDNAGFHHAKAVTDLYEPGQALERVRPIYLPPYAPDHNPIEHVWNTAKKNISNIQRDNPEETYTAFTSYITSRTFDYDFEHLPITPTQEKLD
- a CDS encoding ABC transporter substrate-binding protein translates to MNHALTVSRRSFGLGAAAFGLLLASGCSRGSSSSGGGLGSGSGKLTLAYNSDGPHKTWAEAVCHSVSNVLGITMEPLPVAQFSEMRSAITEHTLLGVFRSGWSADYPSLENFLNATFQTGASANDTQYSSKTFDDLLAQAAAATDPETAYGYFRQAQTQLFADLPGIPLWYQNGFGGYSRNASNVDFNWTGTPVYEEASSSANGGVILSNLAEPQNSLLPTNTNESNGGRILDLVFAGLVRYDKDGNVINEVASSIETTDNQHYTITLKPGWTFSDGSPVTADSFIKAWKFGALLSNAQLGSSFFERIKGFSYDEDSELTGLAKVDDLTFTVELTAPASDFKISLGHYAYGGL
- a CDS encoding LLM class flavin-dependent oxidoreductase, translated to MSQPERRALPVLSVMDMVPVSAGRSRSDALNDMIALARAADAAGYERYWLAEHHGSTTYLSSATIVLMGQVLAATERLGAASGGIMLPNHAPLVVAEQIGTLATLYPGRVDLGLGRAPGTDRRTAAALRRGASDPRRFAEEILEILTYLGDEPAPEPHLVPGSLLLGAAAAPDDALQGGGADGPRVRAIPGEGTHPGVWVLGSSVNGARVAGRLALPFAVASHFAPVQAEAAIATYRSVVESRGEGDRGTQAAARVAAAVNVMVAPSDDEARLLFSTAMAAAARIVGNRPGPLDPPTADPNAWRAYAPGREAAVESAMSLSFVGTADDVAARLREQADRWDLDEILVVTYAHDPALRRRSYELLAQAWHA
- a CDS encoding biotin transporter BioY, with the translated sequence MVTKPSTPAADGVALSPALARVREAGLVLAGTVALILVGQIAIPLPFTPVPISMGTFAALGVGAVLGSRRGALSALLLGVLAAVGAPVLAGWSGGVVATFGYVVGYILIAAIAGRATAVWSRRSGSTVSRVATGVALMLLASASVYVPGVVWLKIATGASWSAALSMGLVPFIVGDVLKSLVATGLLPVGGRLR